A genomic window from Sphingobacterium spiritivorum includes:
- the rplA gene encoding 50S ribosomal protein L1: protein MARLTKNQKAALSKIEAGKAYSLKEASALVKEISLTKFDASVDIDVRLGVDPRKANQMVRGIATLPHGTGKTVRVLVLCTPDKEEEAKAAGADFVGLDDYISKIEGGWTDVDIIITMPSVMAKVGKLGRILGPRNLMPNPKTGTVTTEVGKAVTDVKGGKIDFKVDKTGIIHTSIGKASFDADKIYDNALEVLQTISRLKPSAAKGTYFKSIHISSTMSPGIHVETKSVAGI, encoded by the coding sequence GTGGCTAGATTAACAAAAAATCAAAAAGCGGCACTATCCAAAATTGAAGCTGGTAAAGCATACTCTTTGAAAGAAGCTTCGGCTTTGGTAAAAGAGATATCATTAACCAAGTTTGACGCTTCTGTGGATATCGACGTTCGTTTAGGCGTAGATCCTCGTAAGGCAAATCAAATGGTTCGTGGTATTGCAACTTTACCTCACGGAACTGGTAAGACTGTTCGCGTTTTAGTTTTATGTACTCCTGATAAGGAAGAAGAAGCTAAAGCAGCAGGCGCAGATTTCGTAGGTTTAGATGACTATATCAGTAAAATCGAAGGCGGTTGGACTGACGTTGATATCATTATTACCATGCCTAGTGTTATGGCTAAAGTAGGTAAATTGGGTCGTATTTTAGGTCCAAGAAACTTAATGCCTAACCCTAAAACTGGTACAGTAACTACAGAAGTAGGTAAAGCTGTAACAGATGTTAAAGGTGGTAAAATCGATTTCAAAGTTGACAAAACAGGTATCATCCACACTTCGATTGGTAAAGCGTCGTTCGATGCAGATAAGATTTATGATAACGCATTAGAGGTATTACAAACTATCTCTCGTTTGAAACCATCTGCAGCTAAAGGAACATACTTTAAGAGCATTCACATTTCATCAACAATGAGTCCTGGTATTCATGTTGAGACTAAATCAGTAGCGGGAATTTAA
- the rplJ gene encoding 50S ribosomal protein L10, which produces MRKEEKQEIVQALAEQIKSYGNFYIADTADLSVEKVNGIRRKCFESGIEIKVVKNSLIKKALIEAGVDSEEIFGTLKGASTLMFSEVGNAPAKLIKQLRKEGDKPLLKAAYIDSAAFVGDGQLNALVNLKSKNELIADVIALLESPAKNVISALQSGGNTISGLVKALEERG; this is translated from the coding sequence ATGAGAAAAGAAGAAAAACAAGAAATTGTTCAAGCTTTGGCCGAGCAGATTAAATCATACGGTAATTTTTATATTGCTGACACTGCTGATTTAAGCGTTGAGAAGGTGAATGGCATTCGTCGCAAATGTTTTGAAAGCGGTATTGAAATTAAAGTAGTAAAAAACTCTTTAATTAAAAAAGCATTAATCGAAGCAGGTGTTGATTCGGAAGAGATCTTTGGTACACTGAAAGGTGCATCTACATTAATGTTCTCGGAAGTTGGTAACGCTCCTGCTAAATTAATCAAGCAGTTACGCAAAGAAGGTGACAAACCTCTTTTGAAAGCAGCTTATATCGATTCAGCAGCATTTGTTGGAGACGGTCAATTGAACGCATTAGTGAATCTTAAGTCTAAAAATGAACTTATCGCTGATGTTATCGCATTGCTTGAATCTCCTGCGAAGAATGTTATTTCAGCTCTTCAGTCAGGCGGAAATACAATTTCGGGCTTAGTAAAAGCTTTAGAAGAAAGAGGCTAA
- the rplL gene encoding 50S ribosomal protein L7/L12 has product MADLKQLAEQLVNLTVKEVKELADILKDEYGIEPAAAAVAVAAAPAEGGAAAAEEKTSFDVILKEAGGQKLAVVKLVKDLAGLGLKEAKDLVDGAPKELKTGVSKDEAEALKKQLEEAGAVVEIK; this is encoded by the coding sequence ATGGCAGATTTAAAACAACTTGCTGAACAGTTAGTGAACTTAACAGTAAAAGAAGTTAAAGAATTAGCTGATATCTTAAAAGATGAGTATGGTATCGAGCCTGCTGCTGCTGCTGTTGCAGTTGCTGCTGCTCCTGCTGAAGGTGGCGCTGCTGCTGCTGAAGAGAAAACTTCATTTGACGTTATCTTGAAAGAAGCTGGTGGTCAGAAATTAGCAGTAGTTAAATTGGTTAAAGATTTAGCTGGTCTAGGCTTAAAAGAAGCTAAAGATTTAGTTGACGGAGCACCTAAAGAATTAAAAACTGGTGTATCTAAAGACGAAGCTGAAGCTTTGAAAAAACAATTAGAAGAAGCTGGAGCTGTTGTTGAGATCAAGTAA
- the rpoB gene encoding DNA-directed RNA polymerase subunit beta yields the protein MANNNIQKERVNFATSKKVIDYPDFLDVQLQSFKEFFQLETTSDNRHQEGLFKVFSENFPISDSRNIFVLEFLDYFIDPPRYDIQECIERGLTYSVPLKAKLKLSCNDEEHEDFETIVQDVYLGTIPYMTPKGTFVVNGAERVIVSQLHRSPGVFFGQSRHTNGTKLYSARVIPFKGSWIEFATDVNNVMYAYIDRKKKFPVTTLLRAIGYDSDKDILELFDLADEVKVSKSGLKKYVGRRLAARVLKKWVEDFVDEDTGEVVSIDRNEIILERETVLEEDHIDFIIDAGVKSVILAKDDASNNADYSIIYNTLQKDTSNSEKEAVEHIYRQLRNAEPPDEETARGIIDRLFFSDKRYDLGDVGRYRINRKLQLDTPADTKVLTREDIIAIVKYLINLINSKAEVDDIDHLSNRRVRTVGEQLYAQFGVGLSRMARTIRERMNIRDNEVFTPTDLINARTLSSVINSFFGTNQLSQFMDQTNPLAEITHKRRLSALGPGGLSRERAGFEVRDVHYTHYGRLCTIETPEGPNIGLISSLAVHAKINNLGFIETPYRKVEAGRVVVEEPVIYLSAEDEDEKTIAQANAIYDEKGNFEDPKVKARYEGDFPIIEPEKLDLMDVSPNQITSIAASLIPFLEHDDANRALMGSNMQRQAVPLLRPQAPIVGTGLEGRVARDSRTLINAEGNGVVEYVDAEEIKIRYDRTEDDRLVSFDDDIKTYKLIKFKKTNQSTCINLKPIVRKGQRVEKGQVLCEGYATEDGELALGRNLKVAFMPWQGYNFEDAIVISERVVSQDIFTSLHIEEFELEVRDTKRGEEELTADIPNVSEEATKDLDENGIIRIGAEVGEGDILIGKITPKGESDPSPEEKLLRAIFGDKAGDVKDASLKTPPSIKGVVIDTKLFSRAKKMSKEVERKTLEKLETTHDRNVKVLKDRLVDKLFTIVNGKTSQGIYNVYKELLVPKGAKFTQKILADLNYDNINPTGWTTDDDKNELIKAALHFFNIKLNEELGAFKREKFAISVGDELPSGIVQMAKVYVAKKRKLKVGDKMAGRHGNKGIVARIVRDEDMPFLEDGTPVDIVLNPLGVPSRMNLGQIYETVLGWAGQKLGVKFATPIFDGAEPSEVEGWIAKAGLPASGRTYLYNGLTGDRFDQPTTVGVIYMLKLGHMVDDKMHARSIGPYSLITQQPLGGKAQFGGQRFGEMEVWALEAFGASNILQEILTVKSDDVVGRAKTYEAIVKGNNLPTPSVPESFNVLVHELRGLGLDITLD from the coding sequence TTGGCAAACAATAATATTCAAAAAGAAAGAGTAAATTTTGCGACAAGTAAGAAGGTTATCGATTATCCTGATTTCTTGGACGTACAATTACAGTCTTTCAAGGAGTTTTTTCAATTAGAAACTACTTCTGACAACCGCCATCAGGAAGGGCTGTTCAAAGTATTTTCGGAAAACTTCCCTATTTCTGATTCAAGAAACATTTTTGTGCTTGAGTTTTTGGATTATTTTATTGATCCTCCCCGCTATGATATACAAGAGTGTATCGAGCGTGGTCTTACTTATAGCGTTCCTTTAAAGGCAAAATTAAAGTTATCTTGTAATGATGAGGAACACGAAGATTTCGAAACCATTGTTCAGGATGTATATTTGGGAACTATCCCTTATATGACTCCTAAAGGTACCTTCGTTGTAAATGGTGCAGAGCGTGTGATCGTTTCACAATTACACCGTTCACCAGGCGTATTCTTCGGTCAGAGTAGACACACAAATGGTACTAAACTTTATTCTGCAAGGGTTATTCCTTTTAAAGGATCTTGGATCGAATTTGCAACAGACGTAAACAACGTCATGTATGCTTACATCGATCGTAAAAAGAAATTCCCAGTTACAACTTTATTACGTGCTATCGGGTACGATTCAGACAAGGATATCTTAGAATTGTTTGATCTTGCAGATGAAGTGAAAGTTAGTAAGTCTGGTCTTAAGAAATACGTTGGTCGTCGTCTGGCTGCCAGAGTATTGAAAAAATGGGTAGAAGATTTCGTGGATGAAGATACAGGTGAAGTTGTATCTATCGACCGTAATGAAATTATCCTTGAACGTGAAACTGTTTTGGAAGAAGACCACATTGATTTTATCATCGATGCAGGAGTGAAATCTGTCATTCTGGCTAAAGATGATGCATCTAACAATGCGGACTATTCTATTATATATAATACCCTTCAGAAAGATACGTCCAACTCAGAAAAAGAAGCGGTAGAGCATATCTATCGTCAGTTACGTAACGCTGAACCACCTGATGAGGAAACTGCTCGTGGTATCATCGATCGTCTGTTTTTCTCTGACAAACGTTATGATCTGGGGGATGTTGGTCGTTACCGTATCAACCGCAAATTGCAATTAGATACTCCGGCAGATACGAAAGTGTTGACTCGTGAAGATATCATTGCGATTGTGAAGTACCTTATTAATCTGATCAACTCTAAAGCTGAGGTCGATGATATTGACCACTTGTCTAACCGTCGTGTTCGTACGGTAGGAGAGCAGTTATATGCGCAGTTTGGAGTAGGTCTGTCACGTATGGCCCGTACTATCCGTGAGCGTATGAATATTCGTGATAACGAAGTATTCACACCTACAGACCTGATCAACGCACGTACATTATCGTCCGTTATTAATTCATTCTTCGGAACAAACCAGTTATCTCAGTTTATGGACCAAACAAATCCATTGGCGGAGATTACGCACAAACGTCGTTTGTCAGCTTTAGGTCCAGGTGGTCTTTCCCGTGAAAGAGCCGGATTTGAGGTTCGTGACGTTCACTATACACACTATGGTCGTCTTTGTACTATCGAGACGCCGGAAGGACCGAACATCGGTTTGATCTCTTCTTTGGCTGTTCACGCTAAAATCAATAACCTTGGTTTTATCGAAACACCATATCGTAAAGTAGAAGCTGGTCGTGTAGTAGTAGAAGAGCCTGTTATCTATCTGTCTGCTGAAGATGAAGATGAGAAAACAATTGCTCAGGCAAATGCCATCTACGATGAAAAAGGAAATTTCGAAGATCCGAAAGTAAAAGCAAGATATGAAGGTGACTTCCCGATTATCGAGCCTGAGAAACTGGATCTTATGGACGTTTCTCCAAATCAGATTACTTCGATTGCAGCATCATTGATTCCTTTCCTGGAGCATGATGATGCCAACCGTGCCCTGATGGGATCAAACATGCAGCGCCAGGCGGTGCCATTGTTACGTCCGCAGGCGCCTATTGTTGGTACAGGTCTTGAAGGTCGCGTAGCGCGTGATTCACGTACCCTGATCAACGCTGAAGGAAATGGTGTTGTTGAATATGTAGATGCTGAGGAAATCAAGATCCGTTATGATCGTACGGAAGACGATCGTTTGGTATCATTTGATGATGATATCAAAACATATAAATTGATCAAATTCAAGAAAACCAACCAAAGTACATGTATCAACCTGAAACCGATTGTCAGAAAAGGACAGCGTGTTGAAAAAGGTCAGGTACTATGTGAGGGTTATGCTACTGAAGATGGTGAATTGGCATTAGGACGTAACCTAAAAGTAGCTTTCATGCCTTGGCAGGGATATAACTTTGAGGATGCGATCGTAATCTCTGAGCGCGTGGTAAGTCAGGATATCTTCACTTCTCTTCACATTGAAGAATTTGAATTGGAGGTTCGTGATACAAAACGTGGTGAAGAGGAACTTACTGCAGATATTCCTAACGTTTCAGAAGAAGCAACCAAAGACCTGGACGAGAACGGTATTATCCGTATCGGTGCAGAAGTTGGTGAAGGAGATATTCTAATCGGTAAGATTACACCTAAGGGGGAGTCAGATCCTTCACCGGAAGAGAAATTATTGAGAGCAATCTTTGGTGATAAAGCCGGAGATGTAAAAGATGCCTCTTTGAAAACTCCTCCGTCAATTAAAGGTGTTGTGATTGATACCAAATTGTTCTCTCGTGCGAAAAAAATGTCTAAAGAAGTAGAGCGCAAAACGCTTGAAAAATTAGAAACTACACACGACAGAAATGTGAAAGTATTAAAAGATCGTCTGGTCGATAAATTATTTACAATCGTAAATGGTAAGACCAGTCAGGGTATCTATAATGTGTACAAAGAATTATTGGTGCCAAAAGGTGCTAAATTCACACAAAAGATTCTTGCTGATCTGAATTACGATAACATCAATCCAACAGGCTGGACTACAGATGATGATAAAAACGAATTGATCAAAGCTGCTCTTCACTTCTTCAACATTAAGTTGAACGAAGAACTTGGAGCATTCAAACGTGAGAAATTCGCAATCTCAGTAGGGGATGAACTTCCTTCCGGAATTGTACAGATGGCTAAAGTTTACGTGGCTAAGAAACGTAAATTGAAAGTTGGGGATAAAATGGCGGGACGTCACGGTAACAAAGGTATCGTTGCACGTATCGTACGTGATGAGGATATGCCATTCTTAGAAGATGGAACTCCTGTTGATATCGTGTTGAACCCACTTGGGGTACCTTCACGTATGAACTTGGGACAGATCTATGAAACTGTATTAGGTTGGGCAGGTCAGAAATTAGGTGTCAAATTTGCAACGCCAATCTTCGATGGTGCTGAGCCGTCAGAAGTAGAAGGATGGATCGCTAAAGCTGGATTACCGGCTTCAGGTAGAACTTATCTTTACAACGGATTGACCGGGGACCGTTTCGATCAGCCGACAACTGTAGGGGTGATCTATATGTTGAAATTAGGCCACATGGTGGATGATAAAATGCACGCACGTTCTATCGGACCATACTCATTAATTACACAACAACCTCTGGGTGGTAAAGCTCAGTTCGGTGGTCAGCGTTTTGGTGAGATGGAGGTTTGGGCACTTGAGGCATTCGGAGCATCTAACATCTTACAGGAGATCTTGACCGTGAAATCAGATGATGTTGTAGGTCGTGCCAAAACTTACGAAGCTATCGTAAAAGGTAACAACCTGCCAACTCCATCCGTACCGGAATCGTTTAACGTACTGGTACATGAGTTACGCGGTTTAGGTTTAGATATTACATTAGATTAA
- the rpoC gene encoding DNA-directed RNA polymerase subunit beta' produces the protein MSYKKDNKIKSNFTSITISLASPETILERSSGEVVKPETINYRTYKPERDGLFCERIFGPVKDYECHCGKYKRIRYKGIVCDRCGVEVTEKKVRRERMGHINLVVPVAHIWYFRSLPNKIGYLLGLPTKKLDMIIYYERYVVIQAGIKEEDGINYMDFLTEEEYLDILDTLPKENQYLDDNDPQKFVAKMGAEALEELLKRLNLDQLSYDLRHQAANETSQQRKNEALKRLHVVEAFRGANERIENRPEWMIVKIVPIIPPELRPLVPLDGGRFATSDLNDLYRRVIIRNNRLKRLIEIKAPEVILRNEKRMLQEAVDSLFDNSRKVNAVKTEGNRALKSLSDILKGKQGRFRQNLLGKRVDYSARSVIVVGPHLKLHECGLPKDMAAELYKPFIIRKMIERGIVKTVKSAKKIVDRKDPVVWDILENVLKGHPVLLNRAPTLHRLGIQAFQPTLVEGKAIQLHPLVCTAFNADFDGDQMAVHLPLGNAAVLEAQILMLAAHNILNPANGSPVTVPSQDMVLGLYYITKGRKTAEDKVVKGEGMSFYSAEEVIIALNEKKIDLHAFIKVKTKVRNKDGEIVDTLLETTVGRVIFNQIVPEEMGFINELLTKKSLRNIIGEIVKTTGMARAAKFLDDMKELGFQTAFKGGLSFNLQDLNIPAAKADLIQQATNEVEEVMGNYNMGFITNNERYNQIIDIWTRINNKLTAHVMDILSNDNQGFNSVYMMLDSGARGSKEQIRQLCGMRGLMAKPQKSGASGGEIIENPILSNFKEGLSVLEYFISTHGARKGLADTALKTADAGYLTRRLHDVAQDMIVVEQDCNGLRGIYTTALKDNDDIVEPLYDRILGRVSLYDVLDPETNEIIAFANQDISEEIAERIENAGIEGIEIRTVLTCESKRGVCASCYGRNLASGKRVQLGEAVGVIAAQSIGEPGTQLTLRTFHVGGTASNIAAESQISAKHEGVIEFENVRTVSQEGEDGTHQVVLGRSGELRVIEPTTKKVLYQQNIPYGSQLYVNAGDKVEKGARLVSWDPYNAVIISEFSGKVEFDAIIEGVTFREESDEQTGHKEKVIIETRDKTKNPTIKVLDLKGEVVRSYNIPVGAHVSVSDGQKIKEGAILVKIPRSTGKTRDITGGLPRVTELFEARNPSNPAVVTEIDGVVALGGVKRGNREISIESRDGQIKKYLVPLSKHILVQDNDFIKAGMPLSDGSISPADILSIKGPSAVQHYIVNGIQEVYRLQGVKINDKHFETIVHQMMQKVNIEDPGDTRFLEKEAVNKWDFMQENDSLYDKKVVVDAGDSNDLRPGQIVTLRKLREENSSLRRRDQKLVEVRDAIPATSSPLLQGITRASLGTKSFISAVSFQETTKVLNEAAIAGKRDDLLGLKENVIVGHLIPSGTGLRDYGNIIVGSREEYDQLLASKEED, from the coding sequence ATGTCTTACAAAAAAGATAATAAAATTAAAAGCAACTTTACGTCAATCACCATTAGCTTGGCGTCACCGGAAACAATCTTAGAGCGTTCCAGTGGTGAAGTTGTAAAGCCGGAAACGATTAACTATCGTACCTACAAACCAGAACGTGATGGTTTATTCTGTGAGCGTATCTTCGGTCCTGTAAAGGATTACGAATGTCACTGCGGTAAATACAAGCGTATCCGTTATAAAGGTATCGTATGTGACCGTTGTGGTGTAGAGGTTACAGAGAAAAAAGTACGTCGTGAGCGTATGGGACACATCAATCTGGTGGTTCCTGTAGCGCATATCTGGTATTTCCGTTCACTTCCTAACAAAATTGGTTATTTATTAGGTCTTCCAACCAAGAAACTGGATATGATTATCTATTACGAACGTTATGTCGTAATCCAGGCTGGTATTAAAGAAGAAGATGGTATCAACTACATGGACTTCCTTACTGAGGAAGAATATCTGGATATCTTAGATACATTACCAAAAGAAAACCAATACCTTGATGACAACGATCCTCAGAAATTCGTTGCCAAAATGGGAGCAGAAGCATTAGAAGAATTATTAAAACGCCTTAACCTGGATCAGTTATCATATGATCTTCGTCACCAGGCTGCTAATGAGACTTCTCAACAACGTAAAAATGAGGCATTAAAACGTCTTCATGTTGTAGAGGCTTTCCGCGGAGCAAATGAGCGTATTGAAAATCGTCCGGAATGGATGATCGTAAAAATCGTTCCGATTATTCCACCGGAATTGCGTCCGTTGGTTCCTTTGGATGGTGGTCGTTTTGCGACTTCGGATTTAAATGACTTATACCGTCGTGTTATTATCCGTAACAACCGTCTGAAACGTCTGATCGAAATCAAAGCACCTGAAGTTATCTTACGTAACGAAAAACGTATGCTTCAGGAAGCTGTGGATTCCCTGTTTGATAACTCACGTAAGGTGAATGCTGTGAAAACAGAAGGTAACCGTGCGTTAAAATCACTTTCTGATATTCTGAAAGGTAAACAAGGTCGTTTCCGTCAAAACTTATTAGGTAAACGTGTGGATTATTCGGCTCGTTCGGTAATCGTCGTTGGACCTCATTTGAAATTACACGAATGTGGTCTTCCTAAGGATATGGCTGCAGAGCTTTACAAACCGTTTATCATTCGTAAGATGATTGAAAGAGGTATTGTAAAAACTGTAAAATCAGCAAAAAAAATCGTGGATCGTAAAGATCCTGTAGTATGGGATATCCTGGAGAATGTATTGAAAGGTCACCCTGTATTATTAAACCGTGCACCTACGCTTCACCGTCTGGGTATTCAGGCTTTCCAACCTACATTGGTAGAAGGTAAAGCGATCCAGTTGCACCCGTTAGTGTGTACTGCATTCAACGCCGATTTTGACGGTGACCAGATGGCTGTTCACTTACCATTAGGTAATGCAGCTGTATTGGAAGCGCAGATTCTTATGTTGGCTGCACACAATATCCTTAACCCTGCAAACGGTTCTCCGGTAACAGTACCTTCTCAGGATATGGTACTCGGTCTTTATTATATCACTAAAGGCCGCAAAACTGCTGAAGATAAAGTTGTAAAAGGGGAAGGAATGTCATTCTACTCTGCAGAAGAAGTTATTATTGCTTTGAATGAGAAGAAAATTGACTTACACGCTTTCATTAAAGTAAAAACTAAAGTAAGAAATAAAGACGGTGAAATCGTTGATACCTTATTGGAAACGACTGTAGGTCGTGTAATCTTTAACCAGATTGTTCCTGAGGAGATGGGTTTCATCAACGAATTGCTGACTAAAAAATCACTTCGTAATATCATCGGTGAGATCGTGAAAACTACGGGTATGGCCCGTGCAGCGAAATTCCTGGATGATATGAAAGAATTAGGATTCCAGACAGCATTTAAAGGTGGTCTTTCCTTTAACTTACAGGATTTAAATATTCCGGCTGCAAAAGCTGATCTGATCCAGCAAGCTACAAACGAAGTTGAAGAAGTAATGGGTAACTATAACATGGGTTTCATTACTAACAACGAGCGTTACAATCAGATCATCGATATCTGGACACGTATCAACAATAAGTTGACAGCACACGTAATGGACATCCTGTCTAACGACAATCAGGGATTCAATTCGGTGTATATGATGCTTGACTCCGGAGCCCGTGGTTCCAAAGAGCAGATTCGTCAGTTGTGTGGTATGCGTGGTCTGATGGCTAAGCCTCAGAAATCAGGTGCTTCAGGTGGTGAAATTATCGAAAACCCGATTCTTTCTAACTTTAAAGAAGGTCTGTCAGTCCTTGAGTACTTTATCTCTACTCACGGTGCGCGTAAAGGTCTTGCCGATACGGCATTGAAAACAGCCGATGCGGGTTACCTGACTCGTCGTTTACATGACGTTGCACAAGATATGATCGTAGTTGAGCAGGATTGTAACGGTCTGAGAGGTATCTACACGACAGCCTTGAAAGACAATGACGATATTGTAGAACCATTATACGACAGAATCTTAGGCCGTGTATCTCTGTACGATGTATTAGATCCTGAAACTAACGAGATCATTGCATTTGCTAATCAGGATATTTCTGAAGAAATAGCAGAACGTATTGAAAACGCAGGTATCGAAGGTATCGAAATCCGTACGGTATTAACTTGTGAGTCTAAACGCGGAGTATGTGCTTCATGTTACGGACGTAACCTTGCATCCGGTAAACGTGTTCAGTTAGGTGAAGCTGTCGGTGTTATTGCAGCACAATCTATCGGTGAGCCGGGTACACAGTTAACACTTCGTACGTTCCACGTGGGTGGTACGGCATCTAACATTGCTGCTGAGTCTCAGATTTCAGCAAAACATGAAGGTGTCATCGAATTCGAAAACGTACGTACTGTATCTCAGGAAGGTGAAGATGGTACACACCAGGTGGTATTAGGCCGTTCAGGTGAGCTTCGTGTTATCGAGCCTACAACTAAGAAAGTACTTTATCAGCAAAATATCCCTTACGGTTCACAACTTTACGTGAATGCAGGTGATAAAGTTGAGAAAGGTGCACGTTTGGTATCATGGGATCCGTATAACGCCGTGATCATCTCCGAGTTCAGCGGTAAAGTTGAATTTGATGCGATCATCGAAGGTGTAACCTTCCGTGAAGAATCAGATGAACAAACTGGTCACAAAGAGAAAGTTATTATTGAAACGCGTGATAAAACGAAAAACCCTACGATCAAAGTTCTTGATCTGAAAGGTGAAGTCGTTCGTTCATACAATATTCCAGTTGGAGCTCACGTTTCGGTATCTGACGGTCAGAAAATCAAAGAAGGTGCGATCTTAGTTAAGATCCCTCGTTCTACAGGTAAGACCCGAGATATTACAGGTGGTCTTCCACGTGTAACTGAATTATTCGAAGCTCGTAACCCTTCAAATCCTGCTGTAGTAACAGAGATTGACGGTGTTGTAGCATTGGGTGGTGTAAAACGTGGTAACCGTGAGATTTCTATCGAATCTCGTGACGGCCAGATCAAAAAATATCTTGTTCCACTTTCTAAACACATTCTTGTACAGGATAATGACTTTATTAAGGCAGGTATGCCTTTATCAGACGGTTCGATCTCTCCTGCAGATATCTTATCGATCAAAGGTCCTTCCGCAGTACAACATTATATCGTAAATGGTATTCAAGAGGTTTACCGTCTTCAGGGGGTAAAAATCAACGATAAACACTTCGAGACAATCGTTCACCAAATGATGCAGAAAGTGAATATTGAAGATCCGGGAGATACTCGTTTCTTAGAAAAAGAAGCTGTAAACAAATGGGATTTCATGCAAGAGAACGACTCATTGTACGACAAAAAAGTTGTTGTAGATGCAGGAGACTCTAATGACCTTCGTCCTGGTCAGATTGTTACATTACGTAAATTACGTGAAGAGAACTCCAGCCTGAGACGTCGTGACCAGAAATTAGTAGAAGTAAGGGATGCTATTCCTGCGACTTCAAGTCCATTGTTGCAAGGTATTACCAGAGCTTCATTAGGTACTAAATCATTTATCTCTGCAGTATCCTTCCAGGAAACAACCAAAGTGTTGAATGAGGCAGCTATCGCAGGTAAACGTGATGATTTATTAGGTCTTAAAGAAAACGTAATCGTAGGTCACCTGATTCCTTCAGGTACAGGTTTACGTGATTATGGCAATATTATCGTAGGTTCTCGTGAGGAATACGATCAATTGTTAGCATCGAAAGAAGAAGATTAA
- a CDS encoding bifunctional 4-hydroxy-2-oxoglutarate aldolase/2-dehydro-3-deoxy-phosphogluconate aldolase — translation MNEVLKLIGDNPVIPVYYNDNIDSCIDVLTKSYKGGIRIFEFVNRGVNARENFKQLLTFKNEHFPDLKLGIGTIKTGEQAKEFIALGAEFIVSPIIKKKIAEVTAKHGLLWIPGCMTPTEIAKAEELGASLVKLFPGDSLGPNFLKAIKPLFPELKFMPTGGVDTTEENIRTWKQAGVYAVGLGSKLFSPPADENGEDWLSERCQLLLKWSKA, via the coding sequence ATGAATGAAGTACTTAAATTAATTGGAGACAATCCGGTCATTCCGGTATATTATAATGATAACATTGATTCTTGTATAGATGTTCTTACCAAGAGCTACAAAGGAGGTATACGTATATTTGAATTTGTAAACAGAGGTGTCAATGCCAGGGAAAATTTCAAACAACTTCTGACCTTTAAGAATGAGCATTTTCCGGATTTGAAGTTAGGAATCGGAACGATTAAGACGGGAGAACAGGCAAAGGAATTTATTGCACTTGGAGCGGAATTCATCGTGAGTCCTATTATCAAGAAAAAAATAGCTGAAGTAACAGCAAAACATGGATTGCTATGGATCCCCGGCTGCATGACTCCTACAGAGATCGCAAAAGCCGAAGAATTAGGAGCTTCTCTTGTAAAGCTTTTTCCGGGCGATAGTCTTGGTCCTAACTTTTTGAAAGCCATAAAACCGTTGTTCCCAGAACTGAAATTTATGCCTACCGGTGGTGTAGATACTACAGAGGAAAACATCCGCACCTGGAAACAGGCTGGTGTATATGCTGTCGGACTTGGATCAAAGCTATTCAGCCCTCCTGCAGATGAAAACGGGGAAGACTGGTTGAGTGAACGCTGTCAGTTATTACTAAAATGGTCAAAAGCATAA